Part of the Candidatus Cloacimonadota bacterium genome, GAAGCATCTTCTTAATGAATGTCTTCTTATCAGCTTCTAATTTATAGAAATATATTCCGTTCGCAAGTCTGTAATTTCCATTGCTGCCATTCCAGACAACCGTATGATTTGCAGGATTCATCTCTTCATCAATTAGTGTTGCAACCAACTGTCCTCTCATATTGTAAACGGACAGTTTAACATGAGATTTTGCTTTAAGACTAAATGAAATTGTGGTTGAATGACCGAATGGGTTCGGGAAGTTAGAATTGAGCTTAGTAACTGAAGGAATTTCACCAGTTCCTACTGAAGGTGGTCCAACTGTAAATGTAACAGAAATAACTGTGTCTCCAATATCAGGATTAGCAGTATTTACATGGATATCTGCGTAATAAGTAGTATTATTTTCTAATCCTTCAGAATTTGCAGTTACGGTCAGTGGGGCAGTAGTTGATGGGTCAATTGTTCCATCGCCTGGAACAACAGTCAACCACGGTGGTATACCACCACCCAGCCATAGAATTATAGCATCAATGAGATCTGTTTGAACTGTAGGCTCAGTAATTGCTGCAAAGGAAGCTGCAGTAAATACAGTTCTGAATGTCATTGCATCATACTGGATTCCACATATACCTTCTGGAGTAGGACTGGTAATATTGAACATATCTTGACCCACATGATCAGTAAGCCAGTCAATAAAGAGACCTTCTTTGTCTGTAGTGTAGATATCCTGGACAAAGAAATTATATCCTTCAGCAAGAGAACCTGCACATCCTTCAATACTTGCCGAATCTGGTAATTCAATTATCCAATTATCTTGAGTAACAATTCTCATACCGAGATAATCATAAGGGAATTGACCTGCAGAGAAGCTTCCGGCAGATGGATATGAAGCCCAGAAGTAGTCTTGAGCAGAGAGGAATAATGTACCGCCTCCATCAAGATATGCTGCAAGATTTATCTCATCATTATCAGTCATACAATCGTGACCATAGTAACCCCATACTTCACCAGAGAACCAGATTATAACATCA contains:
- a CDS encoding T9SS type A sorting domain-containing protein — encoded protein: DSVVDTLYVENIGTGPVDFDIDIEYVYDKSRQSILCVDRDGSSSVVGFTDDWAYFEAALIAAGYTDYVYHEVTDLTQDGPDLATMQLYDVIIWFSGEVWGYYGHDCMTDNDEINLAAYLDGGGTLFLSAQDYFWASYPSAGSFSAGQFPYDYLGMRIVTQDNWIIELPDSASIEGCAGSLAEGYNFFVQDIYTTDKEGLFIDWLTDHVGQDMFNITSPTPEGICGIQYDAMTFRTVFTAASFAAITEPTVQTDLIDAIILWLGGGIPPWLTVVPGDGTIDPSTTAPLTVTANSEGLENNTTYYADIHVNTANPDIGDTVISVTFTVGPPSVGTGEIPSVTKLNSNFPNPFGHSTTISFSLKAKSHVKLSVYNMRGQLVATLIDEEMNPANHTVVWNGSNGNYRLANGIYFYKLEADKKTFIKKMLLLR